In Actinomycetes bacterium, the DNA window GTCCAGTGCGCTCTGCGCCTGGCTCTCGAGGTCGGAGTAGACCGACCGCACCCGGTCGAGGTCGAGGTCGAGGTGCTTGGAGACGACGGTCTGCACGTAGTCGTTGCGGACGTCGACGGTCAGCAGCCCGAACGCGCTGACGTTGCCCGGGTTCGGCGGCACAAGCGTGCGCGGCAGGTTGAGGATGTCCATGAGCCGGCAGGCCAGCAGGGAGCCGGAGCCGCCGAACGTGGTGAGCGTGAAGTCGCGGACGTCGAGGCCCTTGGCGACGGTGACCTGGCGCAGGGCGTTGGCCTGGTTCCACGCGGAGATCTCGAGGATGCCGGTGGCCACCCGCTCCAGGGAGAGGTCGAGCTTGGCGCCGAGCTGGGCCAGGCCGTCGATGGACGCCTCGACCGACAGCGGGATCTCCCCGCCCAGCAGGTGGGGAGGGATCCGGCCGAGGGTGACGTGGGCGTCGGTGACCGTGGGCTGGTCACCGCCGTTCGGGTAGCACATCGGGCCGGGGTCGGCGCCGGCCGACTTGGGGCCGACCTTGAGCGTGCCCTCGGGGGAGAGCCAGGCGATCGAGCCGCCGCCCGCGCCGACCGTGACGACGTCGATCATCGGGATCTTCGACGGGTACTCGCCGACCGAGCCCTCCGTGGTGAGCGCCGGATGGCCGTCGATGACGACGGTGACGTCGGTCGAGGTGCCCCCGCCGTCGCAGGTGAGGATCCGGTCGAAGCCCGCGGTTCCGCCGATCAGTGCCGCGCCCAGGGCGCCGGCCGCCGGGCCGGACAGCATCGTGGTGATCGGCTGGTGCACGACCTCGCCGGCCGACAGCACGCCGCCGTTGCTCTTCATCACGTAGAAGGGGACGCCGG includes these proteins:
- a CDS encoding hydantoinase/oxoprolinase family protein, producing the protein MTERRVRIGIDTGGTFTDVVAVDEETGQTTTTKTPSTPADPAEGFLNGVRKVLGMMDLDGSAVTAVSHGTTVATNQLLEGKLDRIGFITTEGYESVLEIARQSVPDGYGNSYFWVKPPRIVPADLVRTVGGRLDHTGTEVRPFDADAAREAARFFKNIGITTIGVCFLHAYANDAHEQQMLEVIRAEHPDAVVSISSEVLREYREYERSVTTLVDAAVKPKVGAYVTNIRTRLDEIAPGVPFYVMKSNGGVLSAGEVVHQPITTMLSGPAAGALGAALIGGTAGFDRILTCDGGGTSTDVTVVIDGHPALTTEGSVGEYPSKIPMIDVVTVGAGGGSIAWLSPEGTLKVGPKSAGADPGPMCYPNGGDQPTVTDAHVTLGRIPPHLLGGEIPLSVEASIDGLAQLGAKLDLSLERVATGILEISAWNQANALRQVTVAKGLDVRDFTLTTFGGSGSLLACRLMDILNLPRTLVPPNPGNVSAFGLLTVDVRNDYVQTVVSKHLDLDLDRVRSVYSDLESQAQSALD